One Idiomarina loihiensis L2TR genomic window carries:
- a CDS encoding response regulator transcription factor, with translation MAKFLIADDHPLFREALQGALANHFSELTLREAEDLDSTLTALNNDDDVDLLLLDLHMPGSGDLYGLIRVREDYPLLPVAIISGSEDSSIVAKCIGFGALGFIPKSLPSAEIAEAIDTILQGDTWVPKENRERLDVISDEDQQLAQKVSELTPQQYRVLHFLHEGLLNKQIAYQLGITEATVKAHITAIFRKLGVYSRTQAVLVAERLQL, from the coding sequence ATGGCGAAATTTTTAATCGCAGATGACCACCCATTGTTTCGCGAGGCGCTGCAGGGCGCTCTCGCGAATCACTTTTCTGAGCTGACCTTACGCGAAGCTGAAGACTTAGACTCAACTCTGACTGCACTGAATAACGACGACGATGTCGATTTATTGCTGCTGGACTTACACATGCCCGGCAGTGGTGACTTGTATGGTCTTATTCGTGTCAGAGAAGACTATCCGCTGCTTCCTGTTGCCATCATCTCCGGTAGTGAGGATTCCTCGATTGTGGCCAAGTGCATTGGCTTTGGGGCTTTGGGCTTTATTCCAAAATCATTACCCTCTGCAGAAATAGCCGAAGCAATAGATACCATCCTGCAGGGCGACACCTGGGTTCCGAAAGAAAACAGAGAACGTCTCGATGTGATTTCGGACGAAGATCAGCAGCTTGCACAAAAGGTTTCGGAGCTTACCCCGCAGCAGTACCGGGTTTTGCACTTTCTTCATGAAGGCTTGCTGAACAAACAAATTGCCTATCAACTGGGCATTACTGAAGCAACAGTCAAAGCACACATTACGGCAATTTTCCGCAAACTGGGAGTGTACAGTCGTACCCAGGCAGTTTTGGTGGCTGAACGTCTGCAATTATGA
- a CDS encoding PAS domain-containing hybrid sensor histidine kinase/response regulator — protein MTWLLIFASLAYVIFLFAVATWGDRLGSWANKISHKPVVYSMSLAIYCTSWTYYGAVGNAAVDGWAFFPILLGPILLFLFGIRILEKLVSVSKQQNITSIADFISSRFGKRRRLAVAVTAIAAVAIIPYIALQLKAVGISFAVLTESSGVMAQFSIKELGAAALMAIFAMLFGTRHVEVTEYRSGMILAIAVESMIKLVALLAAGVFAWFLIQGDAQSDLFSSFSDATKPQWSFAAFGEFEFIVQTLMAAGAILCLPRQFHVAVVDNVDVRHLRTARWGFPLYLALTAAAIVPIAIAGTFYLSATTDGSTFALQLPLLKDQLWLSLVIFIGGISAATAMVIIASVTLSTMITNDVIMPILLQRESRLPLKHRRREYDRALLLIRRVAIAVTMVLSFLCYYFWAARTNLVSIGLLAFSLVLQLLPALLAALYWRKGHARGVYAGLAAGSVGWVLAVLIPLYTDLQLTDVEIITRGTVVSLALNCFGFIVFSLLAKPRLVDRIQATAFVKPRAALPDLHFNKNDSATNADMLLLLRTFLGAERAQQLMQYYQRPENTELPLEGVAEKTFISFVERAIAGVLGSATARSLVDAALRDKQLNLEEVVHFFDDTTQALQTQQSILFSSLENLAQGISVVDAELRLVAWNKRYMDLFQYPEGMVKPGQPIATLIRYNAERGECGPGDVDGLVNKRLRYMQLGSAHRFIRRRADGRVIEMVGNPLPTGGFVTSFTDITSHVETQQALEDANIDLEQRVDVRTQEIREINQELTAEIDRRRQVEDELKKAKAEAEATNASKTRFLALASHDILQPLNAARLYLSAIQEKELSERNLSLVGKLDTALGSTEHLLSTLLSIAKMDQGALKPQFRHVQLSSLLEPLVEEYAVLAEQRKLDFRAFYKDRPVYTDPTYLRRIVQNFLSNAIKYTQRGSVLLGVRKRGDELQIAVWDTGPGIAAQQQNKVFDAFYRVQNQTVDGVGLGLSVAQRMGEQLNCDVQVESVEGKGSCFSVRVPLGNAAQVVSRPKKQLEDALSDPLQLIVVDDDNENLSALSALLNKWGCEALTFNRYSKALAYAKAHSQNKAPHGLLLDYQLGDGDGLQLAQELRDIWQQQIPAALVTAMRDDAVKQAARKSGLQFLPKPAKPAALKAFLKYISTRKAGGARS, from the coding sequence ATGACCTGGTTACTGATATTTGCCTCGCTGGCTTATGTGATTTTCCTCTTCGCAGTTGCCACCTGGGGCGACCGTTTAGGCTCGTGGGCGAATAAAATCAGTCACAAGCCAGTTGTCTACTCTATGTCGCTGGCCATCTACTGCACGTCCTGGACGTATTACGGCGCTGTGGGTAATGCAGCAGTTGACGGTTGGGCGTTCTTTCCTATTTTGCTCGGGCCAATTTTGCTGTTCTTGTTTGGTATCCGAATTCTGGAAAAGCTGGTTTCGGTTAGTAAACAACAAAATATTACTTCAATAGCCGACTTTATTTCTTCCCGCTTTGGTAAACGCCGCCGGCTTGCCGTGGCTGTTACCGCCATTGCTGCCGTTGCTATTATTCCTTACATTGCGCTTCAGTTAAAAGCTGTGGGCATTAGCTTTGCGGTTCTGACTGAAAGCTCTGGAGTGATGGCACAGTTTTCGATAAAAGAACTGGGTGCTGCTGCGCTAATGGCAATTTTTGCTATGTTGTTTGGTACCCGCCACGTCGAAGTCACTGAATATCGCAGTGGCATGATACTGGCTATTGCTGTTGAGTCGATGATCAAACTGGTTGCATTGCTGGCAGCTGGTGTTTTTGCCTGGTTCCTGATTCAGGGAGACGCGCAATCGGACTTATTCAGTTCATTCAGTGACGCAACGAAACCTCAGTGGTCATTTGCAGCCTTTGGCGAGTTTGAGTTCATTGTACAAACCCTGATGGCGGCCGGGGCAATTTTGTGTTTACCCAGACAGTTTCATGTGGCGGTAGTGGACAATGTTGATGTCCGGCATTTACGCACGGCTCGTTGGGGCTTTCCTCTGTATCTGGCGCTGACCGCTGCCGCAATTGTCCCCATTGCTATTGCAGGAACTTTCTATTTGTCAGCAACCACCGACGGTTCAACGTTTGCGCTGCAACTGCCGTTACTCAAAGACCAGCTTTGGTTATCACTGGTTATTTTTATTGGTGGTATATCCGCAGCAACAGCCATGGTGATTATCGCGTCCGTAACCTTAAGCACCATGATAACTAACGACGTTATCATGCCCATTTTGCTGCAGCGCGAGTCGCGCTTGCCGCTAAAACATCGGCGTCGTGAATACGACCGGGCCTTACTATTAATTCGGCGTGTGGCTATTGCCGTTACTATGGTGCTGTCGTTCTTGTGTTATTACTTCTGGGCAGCCCGGACTAACCTGGTCAGTATTGGTTTGTTGGCGTTCTCGTTGGTGTTGCAGTTGCTGCCGGCGTTGCTGGCCGCTCTGTATTGGCGTAAAGGCCACGCGCGGGGTGTTTACGCCGGGTTGGCTGCAGGTTCAGTCGGCTGGGTTTTAGCGGTACTAATACCACTTTACACCGACTTGCAACTGACCGATGTGGAAATAATAACCCGCGGTACTGTGGTTTCTTTAGCCTTAAATTGCTTCGGGTTCATTGTATTTTCATTGTTGGCAAAACCACGTCTGGTTGATCGTATTCAGGCAACGGCTTTTGTTAAACCCCGAGCCGCTTTACCCGATTTGCATTTCAACAAAAACGACAGTGCTACCAATGCCGATATGTTGTTGCTGTTAAGGACCTTTTTAGGGGCGGAACGGGCTCAGCAGTTAATGCAGTATTATCAGCGTCCGGAAAACACTGAGCTTCCGCTGGAAGGTGTGGCTGAAAAAACCTTTATCAGTTTTGTGGAAAGAGCGATAGCTGGTGTACTTGGCTCTGCCACGGCGCGCTCTCTTGTCGATGCTGCACTGCGCGATAAGCAGCTAAATTTAGAAGAAGTTGTTCACTTCTTTGACGATACAACGCAAGCTCTGCAAACTCAGCAATCTATTTTGTTTAGCTCACTGGAGAACCTGGCTCAGGGCATTAGTGTTGTTGACGCGGAGCTGAGGCTGGTGGCCTGGAATAAACGCTATATGGATTTATTCCAGTACCCTGAGGGCATGGTGAAACCCGGACAGCCCATAGCGACCCTTATTCGTTATAACGCAGAGCGCGGAGAATGTGGTCCCGGTGACGTTGACGGGTTGGTGAATAAGCGTTTGCGCTATATGCAGCTGGGATCGGCACACCGGTTTATTCGCCGGCGCGCCGATGGCCGGGTTATAGAAATGGTAGGTAACCCTTTGCCGACCGGAGGCTTCGTTACCAGCTTTACCGACATTACTTCGCACGTTGAAACCCAGCAGGCACTGGAAGATGCCAATATTGATCTGGAACAGCGGGTTGACGTTCGGACCCAGGAAATACGCGAGATAAACCAGGAGCTGACAGCGGAAATAGACAGGCGCCGGCAAGTTGAGGACGAGCTGAAAAAAGCCAAGGCTGAAGCGGAAGCGACTAATGCTTCTAAAACACGTTTTCTGGCGTTGGCCAGTCATGATATTTTGCAGCCTCTTAATGCGGCGCGGTTGTACCTTTCGGCTATTCAGGAGAAAGAACTTTCGGAGCGGAATTTGTCTCTGGTTGGCAAGCTGGACACCGCGCTTGGTTCAACAGAGCATTTACTCTCTACTTTATTGTCGATAGCAAAAATGGATCAGGGGGCTTTAAAACCGCAGTTCCGGCATGTGCAACTTAGCTCATTATTGGAGCCTTTGGTTGAAGAATATGCAGTGCTGGCAGAGCAACGAAAGCTGGATTTTCGTGCGTTCTATAAAGACCGGCCGGTGTATACCGACCCAACGTATTTGCGCCGAATTGTGCAGAACTTTTTGTCTAATGCCATAAAATACACCCAAAGGGGCAGCGTGCTGTTGGGCGTGCGCAAACGCGGAGATGAGCTTCAGATAGCCGTGTGGGATACCGGGCCGGGCATTGCAGCGCAGCAGCAAAATAAGGTATTTGATGCATTTTATCGAGTGCAGAACCAAACCGTAGACGGTGTCGGCCTTGGATTAAGTGTCGCGCAACGTATGGGTGAGCAGTTAAACTGTGACGTACAGGTTGAGTCGGTTGAAGGTAAAGGCTCGTGTTTTTCGGTACGAGTGCCGTTAGGCAATGCTGCTCAGGTTGTCAGCCGACCGAAAAAACAACTGGAAGATGCTTTATCTGATCCTTTACAGCTTATTGTGGTCGATGACGACAATGAAAATTTAAGTGCGTTGAGTGCGCTGCTGAATAAGTGGGGGTGCGAAGCCCTGACATTTAATCGTTATAGCAAAGCTTTAGCCTATGCTAAGGCTCACAGCCAGAACAAAGCGCCGCACGGACTGTTATTAGATTACCAGTTAGGTGACGGTGACGGCTTGCAGTTGGCGCAGGAACTACGTGATATTTGGCAGCAACAGATACCGGCTGCTTTGGTGACAGCGATGCGTGACGATGCCGTGAAGCAGGCGGCCCGCAAAAGCGGGCTGCAGTTTTTACCTAAACCCGCTAAACCTGCCGCATTAAAAGCATTTTTAAAATACATTAGTACCCGAAAGGCGGGAGGAGCCAGAAGTTGA